One Paroedura picta isolate Pp20150507F chromosome 16, Ppicta_v3.0, whole genome shotgun sequence genomic region harbors:
- the LOC143826400 gene encoding olfactory receptor 10S1-like, which translates to MELGNQTGVKVFILGGLPNTSQLPALFFLIFLVIYLLTVLGNLLIFFTISSEAQLHRLPMYFFLCHLSFLDTCLSSVTVPKILAGFIMSRDRTISFTGCIIQLYAFHFLASTECFLYTVMAYDRYLAICHPLNYATLMNQRVCFGLAAGTWLTGSVHAAIHTSLTFHLSYCGPNRVDYFFCDIPPLLKLACADTSVNHTVILANIGFVAAGCFMLICVSYGYIAAAILKIQTTQGRHRAFSTCSAHLTVVILYYGPPMFIYMFPSSSDSTHGTLAVFYTIITPMLNPFIYTLRNKEVKKALSKWFSGPSVLQDR; encoded by the coding sequence ATGGAGCTGGGAAACCAAACTGGAGTGAAAGTGTTCATTCTTGGGGGCCTACCAAACACCAGCCAACTCCCTGCCCTgttcttcctcatcttcttggTCATCTACTTGTTGACAGTTCTGGGGAATCTCCTGATCTTCTTCACCATTTCGTCCGAAGCCCAACTTCATCGTCTCCCCATGTATTTCTTTCTCTGCCACCTCTCCTTCCTTGACACCTGTCTCTCCTCTGTCACAGTCCCCAAAATTTTAGCTGGTTTCATAATGTCCAGGGATAGAACCATCTCCTTCACGGGCTGCATTATCCAACTCTATGCCTTTCACTTCCTGGCAAGTACTGAATGTTTCCTTTACACCGTGATGGCCTACGACCGCTACCTCGCCATCTGTCATCCACTGAACTATGCCACGCTCATGAACCAAAGGGTCTGCTTTGGGCTTGCAGCCGGCACCTGGCTTACTGGTTCAGTCCATGCTGCTATCCATACCAGCCTGACCTTTCACCTGTCCTATTGTGGGCCCAACCGAGTTGATTATTTTTTTTGTGACATACCCCCACTGCTAAAGCTGGCCTGTGCGGACACCTCCGTGAACCACACCGTCATATTGGCTAACATTGGATTTGTTGCCGCTGGCTGTTTTATGCTTATTTGCGTCTCCTACGGTTACATAgcggccgccattttgaaaatccaAACGACGCAGGGAAGGCATCgggccttctccacatgcagcgcTCACCTCACGGTGGTGATCCTCTATTATGGGCCTCCGATGTTTATATATATGTTCCCATCTTCTAGTGATTCTACTCATGGGACCCTGGCTGTATTCTACACCATCATCACCCCCATGTTGAACCCATTCATATATACATTGAGGAACAAGGAAGTGAAAAAAGCACTGTCAAAATGGTTCAGTGGACCCTCAGTTCTTCAGGATAGGTAG
- the LOC143825131 gene encoding olfactory receptor 10G6-like, producing MESGNRTETYHFVIVGFPYPLQLGAPLFFFFLLIYLMTVLGNLLILLAVVSEPQLHRPMYWFLCHLSFLDMTVSSVVVPKVIAGFVKGGGVISLGGCVAQLFFFHFLGCTECFLYTVMAYDRFLAICRPLHYGTLMSRKACLCLSFGTWFGGSLHSMIQTSLTFHLPYGCGTRVGYIFCDIPAVLKLACADTSFNEMVTFVDIGFLAVTCFFLILTSYVYIISAILRIRSAEGRHRAFSTCAAHITVVVTYYVPLVFIYLRPSSQDPLDGVVAVFYTTVTPLLNPIIYTLRNKEMKHALKKLWVRKTSVLVE from the coding sequence ATGGAGAGCGGAAACCGAACGGAAACGTACCACTTCGTCATAGTGGGATTCCCGTACCCCCTTCAGCTGGGAGCcccactgttcttcttcttcttgctcatcTACCTGATGACAGTCTTGGGAAacctcctcatcctcttggcGGTGGTATCCGAGCCCCAGCTGCACCGACCCATGTACTGGTTCCTTTGCCACCTCTCCTTCTTGGACATGACCGTCTCCTCGGTGGTCGTCCCCAAGGTGATTGCTGGATTCGTAAAGGGCGGTGGAGTCATCTCCCTCGGTGGGTGCgtggcccaactcttcttcttccacttcctgGGCTGCACGGAATGCTTCCTGTACACCGTCATGGCCTACGACCGCTTCCTGGCCATCTGCAGGCCCCTCCATTACGGCACCCTCATGAGCCGGAAAGCCTGCTTGTGCCTCTCCTTTGGGACGTGGTTTGGGGGCTCGCTGCACTCCATGATCCAGACCAGCCTGACCTTTCACTTGCCCTATGGCTGCGGGACCCGGGTGGGTTATATTTTCTGCGACATCCCAGCCGTGTTGAAACTGGCCTGCGCTGATACATCCTTCAATGAGATGGTGACCTTTGTAGACATTGGATTCTTAGCCGTGACCTGCTTCTTTCTCATCCTCACTTCCTACGTGTATATCATCTCGGCCATCCTGAGGATCCGGAGCGCTGAGGGCCGACACCGGGCTTTCTCCACGTGTGCTGCCCATATCACTGTGGTGGTGACGTACTACGTCCCTTTGGTGTTCATCTACCTAAGGCCGTCTTCTCAGGACCCTCTGGATGGTGTGGTGGCTGTCTTTTACACCACCGTGACTCCCCTCCTGAATCCCATCATATACACACTGAGGAACAAAGAGATGAAGCATGCCTTGAAGAAGTTATGGGTAAGAAAGACCTCTGTGCTAGTAGAATAA
- the LOC143826560 gene encoding olfactory receptor 10G4-like yields the protein MKEPNLTAEIQFTLLGFSEVLELRILFFVVFLVIYMLTLLGNFFIVLTVLSSPPLHSPMYYFLCELSLLDMLYSSTTVPKMLTDFLTGSKAISYKSCIAQLYAFHFFGGTECFLLTVMAYDRYVAICDPLHYARIMSKVACAKLVAGTCLVGVLHSTLQTTLTFRLPYCGPYQLDHYFCDVPPLLNVACADTALNETVVMVNIGLVALSSFALILGSYLRIFTTVLKMRSEDGKKKAFSTCASHLTVVVLLYGPCILIYMQPATCHPVLKCVSVFYTSITPVLNPVIYALRNEDIKKAMRKLIFNKVLS from the coding sequence ATGAAAGAACCTAACCTCACTGCTGAGATTCAGTTTACTCTCCTGGGGTTTTCTGAAGTTCTGGAGCTTCGGATCCTCTTTTTCGTGGTCTTCCTGGTCATTTACATGTTGACGCTTCTTGGCAACTTCTTCATAGTCCTCACGGTCCTTTCCAGCCCGCCGCTCCATTCTCCCATGTACTATTTCCTTTGCGAGCTGTCCCTCCTGGACATGTTGTATTCCAGCACCACGGTGCCCAAGATGCTGACGGACTTCCTCACTGGCTCGAAAGCCATTTCCTATAAGAGCTGCATAGCTCAGCTCTACGCCTTCCATTTCTTTGGTGGCACCGAGTGTTTCCTGCTCACTGTCATGGCCTATGACCGCTATGTGGCCATCTGTGACCCCCTCCACTACGCCAGGATCATGAGCAAGGTGGCTTGCGCCAAGCTGGTGGCTGGAACATGTTTGGTGGGTGTGCTCCATTCCACTCTCCAAACTACGCTCACGTTCCGCCTCCCTTACTGTGGCCCCTACCAACTTGACCACTACTTCTGCGACGTTCCACCTTTGCTCAACGTGGCCTGTGCAGACACCGCTCTCAATGAAACCGTCGTCATGGTGAACATCGGCCTCGTGGCCTTGAGCAGCTTCGCGTTGATCCTGGGCTCCTACCTCCGCATATTCACCACCGTTCTCAAGATGCGCTCTGAAGACGGGAAGAAGaaggccttttccacctgtgcctcTCACCTCACGGTGGTCGTCCTCCTCTACGGCCCCTGCATACTgatttacatgcagccagccacctgCCACCCAGTCTTGAAGTGCGTGTCAGTTTTTTACACCTCCATAACGCCCGTCCTGAACCCCGTTATTTATGCCTTGAGGAACGAAGACATCAAGAAGGCCATGAGGAAACTGATATTCAACAAGGTCTTGTCGTGA
- the LOC143825870 gene encoding olfactory receptor 10G6-like: protein MECPNQTAPAVFIISGFPFPEELKVPLLLFFLLMYILTLCGNSLIVWVVASNVQLHKPMYWFLCHLSILDMAFSSIVVPRVIVGFFPGGKAISFGECMCQVFFLHFLGCTESLLYTVMAYDRFIAICKPLHYSRIMRWRVCLILSLGTMMGGCLNSVLETTLTFQLPYGWSNQIDYVFCDIPALLKLACADTTLNEMVILVDVGLVAMTCFILILTSYVYIVSAILRISSSEGRHRAFSTCTAHITVVVIYYVPVVFHYLRPASQDSVDGVVSMFYTTITPFLNPVIYTFRNKEMKASLSKLRVGNPE, encoded by the coding sequence ATGGAGTGTCCCAATCAAACAGCGCCGGCTGTATTCATCATCTCTGGATTCCCGTTCCCTGAAGAGCTGAAGGTGCCACTGTTGCTCTTCTTCTTGCTGATGTACATCCTGACTCTCTGTGGAAATTCCTTGATAGTCTGGGTAGTGGCATCCAATGTCCAGCTGCACAAGCCCATGTACTGGTTCCTCTGCCATTTGTCCATCCTGGACATGGCTTTCTCTTCCATTGTGGTCCCCAGAGTGATTGTGGGGTTCTTCCCTGGTGGGAAAGCCATCTCTTTCGGGGAATGCATGTGTCAGGTCTTCTTCTTGCATTTCCTCGGATGCACCGAAAGTCTCCTCTACACCGTGATGGCCTACGACCGCTTCATTGCGATCTGCAAGCCCCTCCATTACAGCCGTATCATGCGCTGGAGAGTCTGCCTCATCCTCTCTTTGGGCaccatgatgggaggctgcctgaACTCGGTGTTAGAGACGACCCTCACCTTTCAGCTGCCCTATGGGTGGAGCAACCAGATTGACTATGTCTTTTGCGACATCCCTGCCCTGCTGAAGTTGGCTTGTGCAGACACAACTCTCAATGAGATGGTCATCTTGGTGGACGTCGGTCTGGTGGCCATGACCTGCTTCATCCTGATCCTGACCTCCTATGTCTACATCGTCTCCGCCATTTTGAGGATCAGCAGCAGCGAAGGGCGTCACCGGGCCTTCTCCACTTGCACGGCCCACATCACTGTGGTAGTGATCTATTATGTGCCCGTCGTCTTCCATTACCTGAGGCCAGCGTCTCAGGACTCTGTGGACGGTGTGGTGAGCATGTTCTACACCACCATAACCCCATTTCTGAATCCTGTCATTTACACATTCAGGAATAAAGAGATGAAGGCCAGTCTGTCAAAACTGCGGGTTGGGAATCCTGAGTGA
- the LOC143826561 gene encoding olfactory receptor 10G6-like, with translation MECPNRTAPDAFVLSGFPFPEELKVPLFLFFLFMYILTLSGNSLIVWVVASHAQLHKPMYWFLCHLSLLDMAFSSVVVPKVIAGFVPGGKIISFSQCMCQVFFLQFLGCTESLLYIVMAYDRFIAICKPLHYSHIMHWRVCLVLCLGIMVAGSLNSTLQTTVTLRLPYGWSNHIDYVFCDNPALLKLTCADKTLNEMVILVDVGLVAMTCFFLILTSYVYIVLAILRINNSEGRRRAFSTCTAHLTLVIIFYGPVVFHYMRPGSQDYMDSVVSMFYTTITPFLNPAIYTLRNKEMKAVLLKLWSANPK, from the coding sequence ATGGAGTGCCCAAATCGAACAGCACCTGATGCCTTTGTCCTCTCCGGCTTCCCATTCCCCGAAGAACTGAAGGTGCCGTTGTTCCTCTTCTTTCTGTTTATGTATATTCTGACTCTTTCTGGAAATTCCTTAATAGTCTGGGTGGTGGCATCTCATGCCCAGCTGCACAAGCCCATGTACTGGTTCCTTTGCCACTTGTCCCTGCTAGATATGGCTTTCTCCTCCGTTGTCGTTCCTAAGGTGATTGCGGGATTCGTTCCTGGTGGGAAAATCATCTCTTTCAGCCAGTGCATGTGCcaggtattttttttacagttcttgGGCTGCACCGAAAGTCTCCTATACATCGTGATGGCCTACGACCGCTTCATTGCGATCTGCAAGCCCCTCCACTACAGCCATATCATGCACTGGAGGGTCTGTCTCGTCCTCTGTTTGGGCATCATGGTTGCGGGTTCCCTGAACTCAACCTTGCAGACAACGGTCACTTTACGCCTGCCCTACGGCTGGAGCAACCATATCGACTACGTCTTCTGTGACAATCCCGCTCTGCTGAAGCTGACTTGCGCCGACAAAACCCTCAACGAGATGGTGATCTTGGTGGACGTCGGGCTTGTGGCCATGACCTGCTTCTTCCTGATCCTGACCTCCTACGTGTATATCGTCTTGGCCATTTTGAGGATCAACAATAGCGAAGGGCGTCGGCGGGCCTTCTCCACTTGCACGGCCCACCTCACTCTGGTGATCATCTTTTACGGGCCAGTCGTTTTCCATTACATGAGGCCAGGATCTCAGGACTACATGGATAGTGTCGTGAGCATGTTCTACACCACCATAACCCCATTTCTGAACCCTGCCATATACACGCTCAGGAACAAAGAAATGAAGGCTGTCCTCTTAAAACTGTGGAGTGCGAATCCTAAGTAA
- the LOC143825874 gene encoding olfactory receptor 10G6-like translates to MECLNQTAPAVFILAGLQYPKEVKVPLFLFFLIMYTLTLSGNTLILWVVVSNPQLHKPMYWFLGHLSVLDIAFSSVVIPRVMAGFFPGGKVISWGECVSQLFLFHFLGCAESLLYTLMAYDRFLAICKPLRYSNLMNWKACLILSLGTVAGGCLNSMGETALTFRLPFGQQNLVDYIFYDIPAVLKLACADTRLNEKVAVVDIGLVAMTCFLLILTSYVYIIAAILRIKSSEGRRRAFSTCSAHVTLVGIYYIPVVFHYLRPASQDAMDSVICVLYTAVTPFLNPVIYTLRNKDIKLALMKQWGKSPS, encoded by the coding sequence ATGGAATGTTTGAATCAAACAGCGCCAGCTGTGTTTATCCTCGCTGGGTTGCAGTATCCCAAAGAAGTGAAGGTCCCcttgttcctcttcttcttgataaTGTACACTTTGACCCTTTCTGGAAACACACTGATTCTCTGGGTGGTGGTGTCTAACCCCCAGTTGCACAAGCCCATGTACTGGTTCCTCGGCCATCTGTCTGTTCTGGACATTGCTTTCTCTTCCGTTGTCATTCCCCGAGTGATGGCAGGGTTCTTCCCTGGTGGAAAAGTCATTTCATGGGGGGAATGCGTATCTCAGTTGTTCCTTTTCCACTTCCTGGGATGTGCAGAAAGTCTCCTTTACACCCTCATGGCGTATGACCGCTTCTTGGCGATTTGTAAGCCTCTCCGTTACAGCAACCTCATGAACTGGAAAGCTTGCCTCATCCTCTCCTTGGGCACGGTGGCCGGAGGCTGCTTGAACTCCATGGGGGAGACGGCCCTCACGTTCCGATTGCCCTTTGGCCAACAAAACCTTGTGGACTATATCTTCTATGACATCCCGGCAGTCCTGAAGCTGGCTTGTGCGGACACGAGACTCAACGAGAAGGTGGCCGTGGTGGACATTGGCCTTGTGGCCATGACTTGTTTCCTCCTCATCCTCACCTCCTACGTGTACATCATTGCGGCCATTTTGAGGATCAAAAGCAGCGAAGGGCGTCGCCGGGCTTTCTCCACTTGCTCGGCTCACGTGACGTTGGTGGGCATCTACTACATCCCTGTGGTGTTCCATTACCTGAGACCAGCTTCTCAAGATGCCATGGACAGTGTCATATGTGTGTTGTATACTGCGGTCACCCCATTCTTGAACCCTGTCATATACACGCTTAGGAACAAGGACATTAAGCTCGCTCTAATGAAGCAGTGGGGTAAGAGTCCCTCCTAA